Proteins encoded together in one Streptomyces sp. TLI_171 window:
- a CDS encoding GNAT family N-acetyltransferase translates to MTSYELPAGYTVSTDPARLDRSAVHRWLSEDAYWALGRPREKQDLAIDGSLNFGLYEEGSGAQVGYARVVTDRATFAWLCDVFIAPQARGRGLGTALAAAVRDELAGLGLRRLLLATRDAHEVYAKVGFAPMAEPGKWMVLGEQ, encoded by the coding sequence ATGACGAGTTACGAACTGCCCGCGGGCTACACGGTGTCCACCGATCCGGCGCGCCTGGACCGGTCGGCCGTGCACCGATGGCTCTCCGAGGACGCCTACTGGGCGCTCGGGCGGCCCCGCGAGAAGCAGGACCTGGCGATCGACGGTTCGCTCAACTTCGGCCTGTACGAAGAGGGTTCCGGCGCGCAGGTGGGCTACGCCCGGGTGGTCACCGACCGCGCGACCTTCGCCTGGCTGTGCGACGTGTTCATCGCCCCGCAGGCCCGCGGCCGGGGCCTGGGGACGGCGCTCGCCGCCGCCGTCCGCGACGAGCTGGCCGGCCTCGGGCTGCGCCGCCTGCTGCTGGCCACCCGCGATGCGCACGAGGTGTACGCCAAGGTCGGGTTCGCGCCGATGGCCGAGCCCGGCAAGTGGATGGTGCTCGGCGAGCAGTAG
- a CDS encoding MFS transporter — MKGHTAAERTPMGYAALLRAPHVTRLLLGTLVGRLPAGMTALVIAFALREAGAPFSRVGLATAAYAVAAAVGGPVLGRIVDLTGQPRVLLLSAVAAGGGYALLALAPGSPVAAPLGAAIAGLCMPPLEPCLRSLWPDVVEERQLDTAYAFDSASQQVLYVAGPLAVAGIAAAFSPATALWTAAVLGLLGALVVATSAPARAWRAPARASSAGLLGPLRSPGLVLLLLGLAGTGWAVGAQNVLFIAYAEQHPGALPGGAGALLALAALAGLLGALAYGAAPWKADTATRTWVLALGMAVCYLPLLLLPGPWPMAGIAFVSGLGLAPLLAAAFVLVAELAPAGTVTEAFAWLVTLFATGNAAGSAVSGALVGTSLHAVALCATAGIALGGLLLLTTRTRLRPLPVPALA; from the coding sequence TTGAAGGGACACACCGCCGCCGAGAGGACGCCCATGGGCTACGCCGCACTGCTCCGCGCCCCGCACGTCACCCGGCTCCTGCTCGGCACCCTGGTCGGCCGGCTCCCCGCCGGCATGACCGCCCTGGTCATCGCCTTCGCCCTGCGCGAGGCCGGCGCCCCGTTCAGCAGGGTCGGCCTGGCCACCGCCGCGTACGCCGTCGCCGCCGCGGTCGGCGGGCCCGTCCTCGGCCGGATCGTCGACCTCACCGGCCAGCCCCGCGTCCTGCTGCTCTCCGCCGTCGCGGCCGGCGGCGGCTACGCGCTGCTGGCCCTCGCCCCCGGCTCCCCGGTCGCCGCCCCGCTCGGCGCGGCGATCGCCGGACTCTGCATGCCCCCGCTGGAGCCCTGCCTGCGCTCGCTCTGGCCGGACGTGGTCGAGGAACGGCAGCTCGACACCGCCTACGCCTTCGACTCCGCCTCCCAGCAGGTGCTGTACGTCGCCGGGCCGCTGGCCGTCGCCGGCATCGCCGCCGCGTTCTCGCCGGCCACCGCGCTGTGGACGGCCGCCGTGCTGGGCCTGCTCGGCGCGCTGGTGGTCGCCACCTCCGCGCCCGCCCGTGCCTGGCGGGCCCCGGCCCGGGCGTCCTCCGCCGGACTGCTCGGACCGCTGCGCTCCCCCGGTCTGGTCCTGCTGCTGCTCGGCCTGGCCGGCACCGGCTGGGCGGTCGGCGCACAGAACGTGCTGTTCATCGCCTACGCCGAGCAGCACCCCGGTGCGCTGCCCGGCGGCGCCGGCGCCCTGCTCGCGCTGGCCGCCCTGGCCGGACTGCTCGGCGCGCTCGCCTACGGCGCCGCCCCGTGGAAGGCCGACACCGCGACCCGCACCTGGGTGCTGGCCCTCGGCATGGCCGTCTGCTACCTGCCGCTGCTGCTCCTGCCGGGGCCCTGGCCGATGGCCGGCATCGCCTTCGTCTCCGGCCTGGGCCTGGCCCCGCTGCTCGCCGCCGCCTTCGTGCTGGTCGCCGAGCTCGCCCCCGCCGGCACCGTCACCGAGGCGTTCGCCTGGCTGGTCACCCTGTTCGCCACCGGCAACGCGGCCGGCTCCGCCGTCTCCGGCGCCCTGGTCGGCACCTCCCTGCACGCCGTCGCCCTCTGCGCCACCGCCGGCATCGCCCTCGGCGGCCTGCTCCTGCTCACCACCCGCACCCGCCTGCGCCCGCTGCCCGTCCCGGCCCTCGCCTGA
- a CDS encoding dicarboxylate/amino acid:cation symporter, which translates to MSTAPAPTLLGRLRRTPFWVQIVGGLVLGLLLGWIARAGDVSWLTTTLDTIGKTFVQLLKLAVPPLVFTAIVVSVANLRNVTNAARLAARTLFWFLATSLIAVAVGLGLGLLTDPGKGAHLSTQGLKGVDKGGSWVDFLTGIVPTNIADAFLKVNVLQIVFLGVVVGAAVLKLGAKADPVRKLSESVLELVQTALWWVIRLAPLGTLGLIGKSVAVYGWDLLKPFTTLTVDVYVGCAIVLFGVYSLLLRFVGGLNPLNFFKGAWPAIQLAFVSRSSVGTLPVTRRVTERLGVPSEYASFAVPFGATTKMDGCAAIYPSLAAIFVAQVYGIDLGIKDYLLIAFVSVVGSAATAGLTGAIVMLTLTLSTLGLPLEGVGLLLAIDPILDMMRTATNVAGQVVVPILVSAREKTLDLAAYNAPTGDLLAEDRRATVPAQPTAEPVTA; encoded by the coding sequence ATGTCCACCGCGCCCGCGCCCACCCTGCTGGGACGCCTCCGCCGCACCCCCTTCTGGGTCCAGATCGTCGGCGGCCTCGTCCTCGGCCTGCTGCTCGGCTGGATCGCCCGCGCCGGCGACGTCAGCTGGCTGACCACCACCCTCGACACCATCGGCAAGACCTTCGTCCAGCTGCTCAAGCTGGCCGTCCCGCCGCTGGTCTTCACCGCGATCGTGGTCTCGGTCGCCAACCTGCGGAACGTCACCAACGCCGCCCGCCTCGCCGCCCGCACCCTGTTCTGGTTCCTCGCCACCTCGCTGATCGCGGTCGCCGTCGGCCTCGGCCTCGGCCTGCTCACCGACCCCGGCAAGGGCGCGCACCTCTCCACCCAGGGCCTCAAGGGCGTGGACAAGGGCGGCAGCTGGGTCGACTTCCTGACCGGCATCGTCCCGACCAACATCGCCGACGCCTTCCTGAAGGTGAACGTCCTCCAGATCGTCTTCCTCGGCGTGGTCGTCGGCGCGGCCGTGCTCAAGCTCGGCGCCAAGGCCGACCCGGTCCGCAAGCTGTCCGAGTCCGTCCTCGAACTCGTCCAGACCGCCCTGTGGTGGGTCATCCGGCTCGCCCCGCTCGGCACCCTCGGCCTGATCGGCAAGTCCGTCGCCGTCTACGGCTGGGACCTGCTCAAGCCCTTCACCACCCTCACCGTCGACGTCTACGTCGGCTGCGCGATCGTCCTGTTCGGCGTCTACTCGCTGCTGCTGCGCTTCGTCGGCGGCCTCAACCCGCTGAACTTCTTCAAGGGCGCCTGGCCCGCGATCCAGCTCGCCTTCGTCTCCCGCTCCTCGGTCGGCACCCTGCCGGTCACCCGCCGGGTCACCGAGCGCCTCGGCGTCCCGTCCGAGTACGCCTCCTTCGCGGTGCCGTTCGGCGCCACCACCAAGATGGACGGCTGCGCCGCGATCTACCCGTCGCTGGCCGCGATCTTCGTCGCCCAGGTGTACGGCATCGACCTGGGCATCAAGGACTACCTGCTGATCGCCTTCGTCTCGGTGGTCGGCTCCGCCGCCACCGCCGGCCTCACCGGCGCGATCGTGATGCTCACCCTGACCCTCTCCACCCTGGGCCTCCCGCTGGAGGGCGTCGGCCTGCTGCTGGCCATCGACCCGATCCTCGACATGATGCGCACCGCCACCAACGTGGCCGGTCAGGTCGTCGTCCCGATCCTGGTCTCGGCCCGCGAGAAGACCCTCGACCTCGCCGCCTACAACGCCCCCACCGGCGACCTGCTCGCCGAGGACCGCCGCGCCACCGTCCCGGCCCAGCCCACCGCGGAGCCCGTCACCGCCTGA
- a CDS encoding DUF1707 domain-containing protein yields the protein MTSQPDSPQTRIGAAERDATVDRLQQAYTEERITQDELEQRVHQALTATTRADLAPLLDDLPAAAPATTATLTAAAGRIDRRGAWRVPRTLKVSSAFAKVRLDLTHAIIDHPVVDIDLHLEFGRATITVPHDATVDLDGLQQGWKGIRYRAPRHPAKGGPVIRITGAAAFGRIKIRHARAR from the coding sequence GTGACCTCCCAACCGGACAGCCCGCAGACCCGGATCGGCGCGGCCGAACGCGACGCGACCGTGGACCGCCTCCAGCAGGCCTACACCGAGGAGCGGATCACCCAGGACGAGCTGGAGCAGCGCGTCCACCAGGCCCTCACCGCCACCACCCGGGCCGACCTCGCGCCGCTCCTGGACGACCTCCCCGCCGCGGCCCCCGCCACCACCGCGACCCTCACCGCCGCCGCCGGCCGGATCGACCGCCGCGGCGCCTGGCGGGTCCCCCGCACCCTGAAGGTCTCCTCCGCCTTCGCCAAGGTCCGCCTGGACCTCACCCACGCGATCATCGACCACCCCGTGGTCGACATCGACCTCCACCTGGAGTTCGGCCGCGCCACCATCACCGTCCCGCACGACGCCACCGTCGACCTCGACGGCCTCCAGCAGGGCTGGAAGGGCATCCGCTACCGCGCCCCCCGCCACCCCGCCAAGGGCGGCCCGGTCATCCGCATCACCGGCGCCGCCGCCTTCGGCCGCATCAAGATCCGCCACGCCCGCGCCCGCTGA
- a CDS encoding DUF1304 domain-containing protein, whose translation MEIAAAVLVGLVALLHGYILVLEMFLWERAPGRKLSGFDAELARRTAPLAANQGLYNGFLAAGLVWGLVAGDPTRFGVRVFFLACVVVAGLYGGLTANRRILLAQALPGAVALTAVLVAG comes from the coding sequence ATGGAGATCGCGGCGGCGGTGCTGGTCGGGCTGGTGGCCCTGTTGCACGGGTACATCCTGGTGCTGGAGATGTTCCTGTGGGAGCGGGCGCCGGGGCGGAAGCTGTCCGGGTTCGACGCCGAACTCGCCCGGCGGACGGCCCCGCTGGCGGCCAATCAGGGCCTGTACAACGGATTCCTGGCGGCCGGTCTGGTCTGGGGCCTGGTCGCGGGCGACCCGACCCGCTTCGGGGTACGGGTGTTCTTCCTGGCCTGCGTGGTGGTGGCGGGCCTGTACGGCGGGCTGACCGCGAACCGGCGGATCCTGCTGGCGCAGGCCCTGCCGGGGGCGGTGGCGCTGACCGCGGTGCTGGTGGCGGGGTGA
- a CDS encoding TetR/AcrR family transcriptional regulator: MSAAGDPRAERTRAKLRAALLAECADRPLAELGVASVVRRAGVGRATFYGHYADLSALAVDACAGLVREAVEALHAWRGVPDPAAPPAALVEFFERVGGHAGLYRELLAPGGGGPLGPVLHRELRERSRTERELAGAPDAPLVASAVAGAFTGVFADWLHGLVDEPAAKVAGRVWRLLIGLHRTPLA, encoded by the coding sequence GTGAGCGCGGCGGGCGACCCGCGGGCCGAGCGGACCAGGGCGAAGCTGCGGGCGGCGCTGCTGGCGGAGTGCGCGGACCGGCCGCTGGCGGAGCTCGGCGTGGCGTCCGTGGTGCGCCGGGCCGGAGTCGGCCGGGCCACCTTCTACGGGCACTACGCGGACCTGTCGGCGCTCGCGGTGGACGCCTGCGCGGGCCTGGTGCGGGAGGCGGTGGAGGCGCTGCACGCCTGGCGCGGCGTCCCCGATCCGGCGGCGCCGCCGGCCGCGCTGGTGGAGTTCTTCGAGCGGGTCGGCGGGCACGCCGGGCTGTACCGGGAGCTGCTCGCCCCGGGCGGGGGCGGCCCGCTCGGGCCGGTGCTCCACCGGGAGCTGCGCGAACGCAGCCGCACCGAGCGGGAGCTGGCGGGCGCCCCGGACGCGCCGCTGGTCGCCTCCGCGGTGGCCGGCGCGTTCACGGGCGTGTTCGCGGACTGGCTGCACGGCCTGGTGGACGAGCCGGCGGCGAAGGTGGCGGGCCGGGTGTGGCGCCTGCTGATCGGCCTGCACCGCACGCCGCTGGCGTGA
- a CDS encoding cold-shock protein codes for MATGTVKWFNAEKGFGFIAQEGGGPDVFVHYSAINASGFRSLEENQAVSFDVTQGPKGPQAENVTPV; via the coding sequence ATGGCGACCGGAACCGTCAAGTGGTTCAACGCCGAGAAGGGCTTCGGCTTCATCGCCCAGGAGGGCGGCGGCCCTGACGTCTTCGTCCACTACTCCGCCATCAACGCGAGCGGCTTCCGCTCGCTGGAGGAGAACCAGGCGGTCAGCTTCGACGTCACCCAGGGCCCGAAGGGCCCGCAGGCGGAGAACGTCACCCCCGTCTGA